From Leptodactylus fuscus isolate aLepFus1 chromosome 11, aLepFus1.hap2, whole genome shotgun sequence, one genomic window encodes:
- the TMEM141 gene encoding transmembrane protein 141 → MVNLGLSRVSDTVAAKHPGLQGYAACQSQAFMKGVVTFITGTGAALVIQSAFRKHLPYSRRWNILLSVVAGSVASYIVTKRETEKCTELWVYLEKGQISQLHDAGQQMSETTKRNKYGDSIE, encoded by the exons ATGGTGAATCTTGGGCTATCGAGAGTGAGCGACACTGTGGCTGCAAAGCACCCA ggtttacaGGGTTATGCAGCGTGCCAGTCACAGGCATTCATGAAGGGGGTAGTGACCTTCATCACAG GGACAGGTGCTGCGCTGGTAATCCAGAGTGCGTTCAGAAAACATCTGCCATATTCTCGGCGGTGGAATATTCTCCTGTCTGTAG TTGCAGGGTCGGTGGCCAGCTACATAGTGACCAAAAGAGAAACCGAGAAGTGTACTGAGCTGTGGGTCTACCTGGAGAAAGGACAGATATCACAGCTACATGACGCAG GACAGCAAATGTCAGAAACCACAAAGCGGAACAAATATGGAGACTCGATTGAATAA
- the TRAF2 gene encoding TNF receptor-associated factor 2, producing the protein MASAAVSISSPPGSLDTNQPGFKKEILGAKLEVKYLCTDCKNILRRPFQAQCGHRYCSFCLRKIISSGPQKCAACIQEGIFEEGISILESTTAFSDNAARREVESLPAVCSNNGCTWRGTIKEYEALHEGKCQFMLVPCPACKTLIRATDRDWHNERECPERKLNCRYCKLSFYFPDIKAHDEICPKFPMTCEGCGKKKIPREKFQDHVKSCGRCRVPCRFLVVGCTEMVENDKCLEHENKHVAEHLAKVWEYFQPRRKELSDLTQRMGMMSVQAIPASLSSLPSAAAMVTDVSKSPDLLRQFEMVDKKSTILENIVCVLNREVERSSLAVEEVMRQRRTDQEKIETLSAKVRQLERTLGQKEVLLAELETRVQEAELSTYDGIFVWKITDFAKKRQDAIVGRCPAMFSPPFYTNKYGYKMCLRIYLNGDGTGRGTHLSLFFVVMKGPSDALLRWPFNQKVTLMLLDQNNREHVIDAFRPDTSSSSFQRPVSEMNIASGCPLFCPLSKLDGKNSYIREDTIFIKVIVDLTGL; encoded by the exons ATGGCCTCTGCAGCAGTCTCCATTTCTTCCCCACCTGGATCTTTAGACACAAACCAGCCGGGATTCAAGAAAGAAATCCTCGGGGCAAAGCTAGAGGTGAAATATCTCTGCACTGACTGCAAGAATATCCTTAGGAGGCCATTCCAGGCCCAGTGCGGACATCGCTACTGCTCGTTCTGCCTGAGGAAGATTATAAG CTCCGGACCTCAGAAGTGTGCAGCCTGTATCCAGGAGGGTATATTCGAAGAAGGCATCTCCATTTTGGAAAGCACCACA GCATTTTCAGATAACGCAGCGCGGCGGGAGGTGGAGAGTCTGCCAGCCGTCTGCTCCAATAATGGCTGCACCTGGAGGGGGACCATCAAGGAGTATGAG GCCCTCCATGAAGGAAAGTGTCAGTTCATGTTGGTACCTTGTCCTGCCTGTAAGACTCTAATCAGGGCAACCGACCGAGACTGGCACAATGAGCGCGAGTGCCCCGAGCGCAAACTGAATTGCCGATACTGCAAACTCTCATTCTACTTTCCAGATATTAAG GCTCATGATGAGATCTGTCCCAAATTCCCAATGACTTGTGAAGGCTGCGGAAAAAAGAAGATCCCCAGAGAAAAG TTCCAGGACCATGTAAAATCATGTGGCCGCTGCAGGGTACCGTGCCGGTTTCTAGTAGTTGGCTGCACAGAGATG GTGGAAAATGACAAATGCTTGGAACACGAGAACAAGCATGTGGCCGAGCACTTGGCAAAAGTGTGGGAATACTTCCAGCCACGTAGAAAGGAGCTGAGTGACCTGACGCAACGCATGGGAATGATGTCCGTGCAGGCCATTCCCGCCTCGCTCAGCAGCTTGCCTTCTGCAGCAGCGATGGTGACTGACGTCTCGAAGTCCCCTGATCTATTGCGCCAGTTTGAAATGGTGGATAAAAAAAGCACGATCCTTGAGAATATTGTATGTGTTCTGAACAGAGAGGTGGAGAGATCGAGCCTGGCCGTGGAAGAGGTTATGAGGCAGCGAAGGACGGACCAGGAGAAGATTGAAACTCTTAGCGCAAAG GTGCGACAGCTGGAGCGTACGTTGGGTCAGAAAGAAGTGTTGCTAGCAGAGCTGGAGACCCGGGTGCAGGAGGCAGAACTCTCCACATATGACGGAATATTTGTCTGGAAGATTACAGATTTTGCCAAGAAACGCCAGGATGCAATCGTAGGCCGATGCCCGGCCATGTTTTCTCCAC CTTTTTACACCAATAAGTACGGCTACAAGATGTGCTTACGGATCTACCTGAATGGAGACGGCACAGGGCGAGGAACTCACCTTTCCCTTTTCTTCGTGGTGATGAAAGGGCCAAGTGATGCTTTACTGCGCTGGCCGTTCAATCAGAAG GTCACGTTGATGTTGTTGGATCAAAACAACCGTGAGCACGTCATAGATGCCTTCAGGCCGGACACCTCGTCCTCATCTTTCCAGAGGCCAGTAAGCGAAATGAACATCGCCAGCGGATGCcctctcttctgtcctctctccaAGCTGGATGGCAAAAATTCTTACATACGAGAAGATACTATCTTCATCAAAGTCATTGTGGACCTCACCGGTCTTTAG